From Crateriforma spongiae:
GCGATATGCTGTTGTTGGGCTCGCTTATCGTCTGCACGGCCTCGATATTTCGTCGGGAAGACTCCATCAGATAGTCCTGCAATGATCACGCACCGGAACTCCAGGCCC
This genomic window contains:
- a CDS encoding 3'-5' exonuclease, producing the protein GLEFRCVIIAGLSDGVFPTKYRGRADDKRAQQQHIAAEQNLLYVAGSRARDQLYVSTIGGFAESEYLTTSTD